In one Echinicola marina genomic region, the following are encoded:
- a CDS encoding YceI family protein: MFKLLAFIGVLLLPIKPKEPKIIMWHILEESELGIAGTTNVNSYYCMSDNYFGDDKIYERYSSDGNISWSGKIKVPASSFDCANNIMTKDFQTTIKADQHPYIGMEFLHLEKVHGMGNVISGEAIVTLVQVHKKIKIDCEIQKTDDGVLKLEGSHSFLFSDFGLEAPRKFFGAIKVKDSVTVEFKLFLKSESSNNTKGNLL, translated from the coding sequence ATGTTTAAATTACTCGCATTTATTGGTGTTCTTCTTTTGCCGATTAAGCCAAAGGAACCTAAAATAATCATGTGGCATATTCTTGAGGAAAGTGAGCTGGGTATTGCAGGTACTACGAATGTCAATAGCTACTATTGCATGTCTGATAATTATTTTGGTGATGACAAAATTTATGAAAGGTATTCAAGTGACGGCAACATCAGCTGGAGCGGGAAGATAAAAGTGCCTGCAAGCAGTTTCGATTGTGCCAATAATATAATGACCAAGGATTTTCAGACTACTATTAAGGCTGATCAGCACCCCTATATTGGTATGGAATTTTTACATCTTGAAAAAGTCCATGGTATGGGTAATGTCATCAGTGGGGAGGCTATCGTTACTTTGGTTCAGGTTCATAAAAAAATTAAAATAGACTGTGAAATACAAAAAACAGATGATGGGGTTTTAAAACTTGAAGGCAGCCACTCATTTTTGTTTTCAGATTTTGGTCTGGAAGCCCCTAGGAAGTTCTTTGGAGCCATCAAGGTAAAAGACAGCGTCACCGTTGAGTTCAAATTATTTTTAAAATCTGAATCGTCAAATAACACTAAAGGGAATTTATTATGA
- a CDS encoding M48 family metallopeptidase — translation MLKRISILFLSGLVLYGCATVPLSGRKQLSLVSNEEVLPMAFQQYKEVKTESKLLTGTSDGEKVQRVGKRIAAAVESYLNDNGYGDIVEGFEWEFNLIQDDQVNAWCMPGGKVAFYTGIMPVCQDETGIAVVMGHEVAHAIASHARERMSQGLVANGLLGGLQVAMGQNPSLTEEIFMQAVGMGSQVGMLKFSRDQELESDQLGLIFMAMAGYDPREAPEFWKRMEAKSSGAAPPEFLSTHPGPDRRIDELNKQMPEALKYYKK, via the coding sequence ATGTTGAAAAGAATATCGATTTTGTTTTTGTCAGGCTTGGTGCTATATGGTTGTGCAACAGTGCCGTTAAGTGGAAGGAAACAGTTGAGTTTGGTTAGCAATGAAGAGGTGCTGCCTATGGCCTTCCAACAATATAAAGAAGTAAAAACGGAAAGTAAATTGCTCACAGGTACCAGTGATGGAGAAAAGGTCCAAAGGGTAGGTAAGCGCATAGCTGCCGCTGTGGAAAGTTATCTTAATGATAATGGTTATGGAGACATTGTGGAGGGATTTGAGTGGGAGTTTAACCTTATTCAGGATGATCAGGTGAATGCTTGGTGTATGCCTGGCGGTAAGGTGGCGTTTTATACAGGGATTATGCCAGTTTGTCAAGATGAAACGGGAATAGCTGTAGTTATGGGACATGAGGTAGCTCATGCCATTGCCAGTCATGCCAGAGAAAGAATGTCTCAGGGACTGGTTGCAAATGGGCTATTAGGAGGCTTGCAAGTAGCAATGGGGCAAAACCCAAGTCTGACAGAAGAGATATTCATGCAGGCCGTAGGTATGGGTAGTCAAGTGGGCATGCTTAAATTTTCAAGGGATCAGGAGCTTGAATCCGATCAATTGGGCTTGATTTTCATGGCCATGGCTGGTTATGATCCAAGAGAAGCACCTGAATTCTGGAAAAGAATGGAGGCCAAGTCTTCAGGGGCTGCGCCTCCTGAATTTCTATCCACTCACCCAGGACCTGATAGAAGGATTGATGAGTTAAACAAGCAAATGCCAGAAGCTTTAAAATATTATAAGAAGTAA
- the ccoS gene encoding cbb3-type cytochrome oxidase assembly protein CcoS — MEVIFILIGVSLVLASSFLFLFFRAMKKGQFDDTYTPSVRILFDTHKNQKTVKPKPSPKTK; from the coding sequence ATGGAAGTAATATTCATTTTGATCGGGGTGAGTTTGGTTTTGGCTTCTAGCTTTTTGTTCCTGTTTTTCAGGGCCATGAAGAAAGGTCAGTTTGACGATACTTACACCCCGTCGGTAAGAATTCTATTTGATACACATAAAAACCAAAAAACGGTTAAGCCTAAACCGTCACCTAAAACCAAATAA
- the ccoN gene encoding cytochrome-c oxidase, cbb3-type subunit I: protein MSEVILEKFSYDNKIVKYFGAATIVWGLVGMLVGILAAIQLFLPEANMGNPYTTFGRIRPLHTNAVIFAFVGNAIFAGVYYSMPRLLKARMWSDALSWINFWGWQLIILAAAITLPLGLTTSKEYAELEWPIDIGIAVVWVAFGANMIGTLLKRRERHMYVAIWFYLASFVTVAVLHIFNSLALPVSFFKSYSAYAGVQDALVQWWYGHNAVAFFLTTPYLGLMYYFLPKAANRPVYSYKLSIVHFWSLIFLYIWAGPHHLLYTALPNWAQVLGVAFSVMLIAPSWGGMVNGLLTLRGAWDKVRVDPVLKFMVVAVTAYGMATFEGPLLSLKNVNAIAHYTDWIVAHVHIGALGWNGFLTFGMLYWLWPKMWKTKLYSTKLANTHFWLGTLGIVFYALPMYVAALTQSLMWKEFNEMGRLAYPNFLETVLEIVPMYMLRAFGGVLYLTGAIVMVYNLIKTSKIGVFQAEEPDEAPALTKFVPKKGEYWHHAWERKPIFFTILATVAILIGAVIEIVPTLLVKSNVPTISSVEPYTPLELQGRDLYISNGCVGCHSQMIRPFRSETERYGEYSKAGEFVYDRPFLWGSKRTGPDLHRVGKKYPDSWHYHHMLDPRTMSPGSTMPSYPWMITNSMDHLDMPDKIRTMQQLGVPYPDGYADEQAMKDLHEQAQGIASGLSDAGIEVKPEAEIVALIAYLQRLGTDIKKTDAPTSEESIAK from the coding sequence ATGTCAGAAGTAATACTAGAAAAGTTCAGTTACGATAATAAAATCGTAAAGTACTTTGGAGCAGCCACCATAGTTTGGGGCTTAGTCGGAATGCTGGTTGGGATATTGGCTGCCATCCAGCTTTTTCTTCCCGAGGCCAACATGGGAAATCCTTATACCACATTTGGTAGAATTCGTCCCTTGCATACCAATGCGGTGATTTTTGCCTTTGTGGGAAATGCCATTTTCGCCGGCGTGTACTATTCCATGCCTCGGTTGCTGAAGGCCAGGATGTGGAGTGATGCGCTTAGCTGGATCAATTTCTGGGGCTGGCAGCTGATTATCCTAGCTGCAGCGATCACCTTGCCGCTAGGTTTGACCACTTCAAAGGAATATGCAGAATTGGAATGGCCTATTGATATTGGTATTGCTGTGGTGTGGGTGGCATTTGGTGCCAATATGATCGGTACATTGCTTAAGCGTAGGGAAAGACATATGTATGTGGCCATTTGGTTTTACTTGGCCTCATTTGTAACCGTCGCAGTACTGCATATTTTTAATTCTTTGGCCTTGCCAGTTTCTTTCTTTAAAAGTTATTCTGCCTATGCCGGTGTTCAAGACGCCTTGGTTCAGTGGTGGTACGGTCATAATGCCGTGGCTTTCTTCTTGACCACACCTTATTTGGGATTGATGTATTATTTCCTTCCCAAAGCAGCCAATAGGCCAGTTTATTCCTATAAGCTTTCTATCGTTCACTTCTGGTCCTTGATCTTTCTGTATATCTGGGCAGGGCCTCATCACCTGTTATATACCGCATTGCCCAACTGGGCCCAGGTGCTCGGGGTAGCTTTCTCGGTGATGTTAATTGCTCCATCTTGGGGCGGTATGGTCAATGGCCTATTGACACTAAGAGGAGCTTGGGACAAAGTGAGGGTTGACCCGGTACTTAAGTTTATGGTCGTGGCGGTGACCGCTTACGGTATGGCTACATTTGAAGGGCCTTTATTATCCTTGAAAAATGTAAACGCCATTGCGCACTATACTGATTGGATCGTTGCACACGTACATATTGGCGCCTTGGGCTGGAATGGTTTCTTGACCTTTGGTATGCTTTACTGGCTATGGCCTAAGATGTGGAAAACAAAATTGTACTCTACTAAATTGGCGAACACCCACTTCTGGTTGGGTACCCTCGGGATAGTTTTCTATGCCCTGCCTATGTATGTCGCAGCCTTGACTCAAAGCTTGATGTGGAAAGAGTTCAATGAGATGGGAAGATTGGCCTATCCAAATTTCCTTGAAACAGTGCTTGAAATTGTTCCCATGTATATGCTAAGGGCATTTGGTGGGGTACTTTACCTGACTGGGGCCATCGTGATGGTTTATAACCTTATCAAGACTTCCAAAATTGGTGTTTTCCAAGCTGAAGAGCCTGATGAGGCACCTGCCCTTACCAAGTTTGTACCGAAAAAAGGTGAATACTGGCACCATGCCTGGGAGAGAAAACCCATCTTCTTTACCATTTTGGCCACAGTAGCCATACTTATAGGAGCAGTGATTGAGATTGTCCCAACCTTGTTGGTGAAATCCAATGTACCAACTATCAGCAGTGTAGAACCCTATACTCCGCTAGAACTGCAGGGAAGAGACCTTTATATCTCTAATGGTTGTGTAGGATGTCATTCACAGATGATTCGGCCTTTCAGGTCTGAAACGGAGCGATATGGTGAATATTCCAAAGCGGGTGAATTCGTTTATGACAGACCGTTCCTTTGGGGGTCTAAGCGTACTGGGCCAGATTTGCACAGGGTAGGAAAGAAATATCCAGATAGTTGGCATTATCATCATATGTTAGACCCAAGGACCATGTCTCCCGGCTCCACCATGCCTTCTTACCCATGGATGATCACCAATTCCATGGACCATTTAGACATGCCTGACAAAATTAGGACCATGCAACAACTCGGGGTACCGTATCCAGATGGTTATGCAGATGAACAGGCCATGAAAGATCTGCACGAACAAGCCCAGGGAATTGCTTCCGGACTTTCAGATGCAGGTATAGAAGTAAAACCAGAAGCTGAGATCGTGGCATTGATCGCCTATTTACAGCGACTAGGAACGGACATCAAGAAAACGGATGCTCCGACATCAGAAGAAAGTATCGCTAAATAA
- a CDS encoding Crp/Fnr family transcriptional regulator, which produces MTIKNTPCELCLSRKFSMFSGLSEEHLCNLSDSKNLISHKKGQMLFYEGTKPLGVFCVSSGIVKVFKTASNGKEQIIRLAQKGDFLGYTSLLGEEAYLNSATIVEDAKICFIPKETFLKLIAEDNNFHRRLTKAVCQSLGLMEEQLTDATQKTIRERLAFTLIKLSDSYGVDGGENRKIDLVLTREEIAGLVGTATETVIRLLSEFKKDKLIKFEGKKIIVLDRKGLARLSDFYNN; this is translated from the coding sequence ATGACAATAAAGAATACACCATGTGAATTATGCTTAAGCCGTAAATTTTCCATGTTTTCAGGTTTATCTGAAGAGCATTTATGTAATTTATCGGACAGCAAAAATCTTATATCCCATAAAAAGGGCCAGATGCTGTTTTATGAGGGCACAAAACCTTTGGGGGTTTTTTGTGTAAGCTCTGGAATTGTAAAAGTTTTTAAAACAGCATCTAATGGGAAGGAACAAATTATCCGATTGGCACAAAAAGGAGACTTTCTAGGCTATACCTCTTTGCTGGGTGAAGAGGCTTACTTGAATTCAGCCACCATTGTGGAGGATGCAAAAATATGTTTTATTCCCAAAGAAACTTTTCTAAAGCTTATCGCTGAGGACAATAATTTTCATAGAAGATTGACCAAAGCAGTATGCCAAAGTTTGGGATTGATGGAGGAGCAATTGACCGATGCTACCCAAAAAACCATCAGGGAAAGGCTGGCATTTACTTTGATCAAACTTTCCGATTCCTATGGGGTAGATGGCGGTGAAAATAGAAAAATTGATCTGGTCCTGACCCGGGAAGAAATAGCGGGTTTAGTAGGAACCGCCACCGAAACGGTGATCAGATTGCTATCTGAATTTAAAAAAGATAAGCTGATAAAGTTTGAAGGGAAAAAAATTATTGTTTTAGACAGAAAAGGATTGGCCAGGCTATCTGATTTTTATAATAATTGA
- a CDS encoding heavy metal translocating P-type ATPase, with amino-acid sequence MKEVKERNNTLCFHCGEQCLDESLRYDEKDFCCPGCKLVYEVLNENGLSSYYEYGEKPGIKNTNNNKSVNRFDYLEEPEVIQKLIDFQNEKETHISFDIPAIHCASCVWLLENLHRLNEHIFESRVDYVKKEVHIKFLHKSLNLKELVRLLSKIGYEPSIQLDALEKKPKDRIDRRLIYKLAVAGFCFGNMMFFSLPEYFSEVSLLEENFRGLFVQLNIALSLPVIFYSATDYYRSAWYSLRSGRVNMDVPIVMGIISLFVYSLYEVIALGGSGYFDSIGGLLFFLLIGKYFQQKTYDRLAFDRDYKSYFPLAVTRLGNKGEEVVSLPKIKVGDTLKIRHGELIPADSLLLEGEAQIDYSFVTGEEVPVSVKKGSLIYAGGRQQAGALLLNVQKAPSQGYLTDLWNQDSFQIEKSKELESLANAISGKFTLVVLMVAFGSLAFWIQRDVSLAMKTFTSVLIVACPCALAMSTPFTLGNTLRVFGNRKFYLKNSHVVEQLAKSDTYIFDKTGTLTDPAAAKVDYIGFCLDDEHKSVLKAMVQHSVHALSNRLNVWLGGIKPAYVEGIEEFSGKGIEAIYNGEIVRLGSAKWLGIGDVRTKGFGNRIYLSIGGEVKGYFHIQSGLRNGVVKTMDQLKDMGQVHLLSGDQDQDRENLQKAFGPAVKMNFNQSPKEKLQYIKFLNDGGNKTVMVGDGLNDAGALQESRVGIAVTSQSTHFSPASDAIMDADVIGHLPQFIALAKESRNVIKASFVLSFLYNIVGISLAVQGLLSPVICAVLMPLSSISVVVFTTVMINYLAMRKGSKNNYLWK; translated from the coding sequence ATGAAGGAAGTTAAAGAAAGAAATAATACTTTGTGCTTCCACTGTGGAGAACAGTGTTTGGACGAGTCCCTTCGCTATGATGAAAAGGATTTTTGTTGTCCAGGCTGTAAGTTGGTTTATGAAGTGTTGAATGAAAATGGCCTTAGCAGTTATTATGAATATGGTGAGAAGCCGGGTATAAAAAACACCAACAATAATAAATCAGTCAATCGATTTGATTACTTAGAAGAACCTGAAGTAATCCAAAAACTAATAGATTTTCAAAACGAGAAGGAAACGCATATTTCATTTGATATCCCTGCGATACATTGTGCCTCCTGTGTATGGTTATTGGAAAATCTACATAGGTTAAATGAGCATATTTTTGAATCTAGGGTGGATTATGTGAAAAAAGAGGTACACATCAAATTCCTTCATAAGTCCCTAAACCTTAAAGAGCTGGTAAGGTTATTGTCCAAAATCGGCTATGAGCCTAGCATCCAGTTAGATGCATTGGAGAAAAAGCCTAAGGATAGAATTGACAGGAGATTGATCTATAAATTGGCAGTAGCTGGATTTTGCTTTGGCAATATGATGTTTTTCAGTTTGCCTGAGTATTTCAGTGAAGTGTCATTATTGGAAGAGAATTTTAGAGGCCTCTTTGTCCAGCTCAATATAGCCTTGTCACTTCCGGTTATATTTTATTCAGCTACAGATTACTATAGGTCAGCATGGTACTCTCTGCGTTCTGGTCGTGTTAATATGGATGTCCCCATTGTTATGGGAATCATTTCCTTATTTGTTTATAGCCTTTATGAAGTAATAGCGTTAGGGGGAAGCGGTTATTTCGATTCTATAGGGGGGCTATTGTTTTTTCTATTGATCGGGAAATATTTTCAGCAAAAAACCTATGACCGTCTTGCTTTTGACAGGGATTATAAGTCCTACTTCCCATTGGCTGTAACCCGCTTGGGGAATAAAGGGGAAGAGGTTGTTTCGCTTCCTAAAATAAAAGTAGGGGATACCTTGAAGATTCGTCATGGTGAGTTGATTCCAGCGGACAGTTTGTTGCTGGAAGGAGAGGCCCAAATTGATTACAGTTTTGTGACAGGGGAGGAAGTGCCTGTTTCTGTGAAGAAAGGATCCTTGATTTATGCAGGAGGTAGGCAGCAGGCAGGCGCTTTGCTTTTGAATGTACAAAAAGCCCCATCCCAAGGTTATCTTACTGATTTATGGAATCAAGATAGTTTTCAAATCGAAAAATCAAAGGAACTGGAATCATTGGCCAATGCCATCAGTGGGAAGTTTACCTTGGTGGTGCTGATGGTGGCTTTTGGTTCACTAGCTTTTTGGATTCAAAGGGATGTTTCCTTGGCCATGAAAACATTCACCAGTGTTTTAATTGTAGCCTGCCCATGTGCATTGGCGATGTCCACTCCTTTTACCTTGGGTAATACATTGAGGGTTTTTGGGAATAGGAAATTTTATTTGAAGAACAGCCATGTGGTAGAGCAACTGGCAAAATCAGATACCTATATTTTCGATAAAACAGGAACGCTTACAGATCCTGCAGCGGCTAAAGTAGACTATATAGGGTTTTGTTTGGACGATGAGCATAAATCAGTACTCAAAGCTATGGTCCAACATTCCGTTCATGCCCTAAGTAATAGGCTAAATGTATGGTTGGGAGGTATTAAGCCTGCTTATGTGGAAGGGATAGAAGAGTTTTCTGGAAAGGGGATTGAAGCTATTTATAATGGCGAGATAGTGCGCTTAGGTTCGGCCAAGTGGTTGGGGATCGGTGATGTTAGAACCAAGGGTTTTGGTAATAGGATTTATTTATCCATCGGGGGAGAAGTAAAGGGATACTTTCATATCCAAAGTGGATTGAGGAATGGAGTGGTTAAGACCATGGATCAATTGAAAGATATGGGCCAAGTTCACTTGCTTTCCGGTGATCAGGACCAGGACCGCGAAAATCTTCAAAAGGCATTTGGGCCAGCGGTGAAGATGAATTTTAACCAAAGCCCAAAAGAAAAGCTGCAATACATCAAATTCTTGAATGATGGAGGGAATAAGACGGTGATGGTTGGAGATGGATTGAATGATGCAGGTGCCTTGCAGGAAAGCAGGGTGGGGATTGCAGTAACCAGTCAATCCACTCATTTCTCTCCTGCCAGTGATGCTATTATGGACGCCGATGTAATAGGCCATTTACCTCAATTTATAGCATTGGCAAAGGAAAGCAGGAATGTGATTAAGGCGAGTTTTGTACTCAGCTTTCTATACAATATTGTTGGGATCAGCTTGGCTGTCCAAGGCCTGCTAAGTCCTGTTATTTGTGCGGTTTTGATGCCACTGAGTAGTATTTCGGTGGTGGTATTTACCACAGTTATGATCAATTATCTAGCGATGAGAAAGGGAAGTAAAAACAATTATTTATGGAAGTAA
- a CDS encoding NYN domain-containing protein gives MENELNLAVLIDADNIPSFYIKEMMEELAKYGNPTIKRIYGDWTQPQLAKWKAVLLENAITPMQQYSYTSGKNATDSAMIIDAMDILYTEKVNGFCLVSSDSDFTKLATRLREANMKVFGIGEKKTPTPFIAACDKFIYLEILKQQEKEDKVAVAKQSPEVEKITNKVIRLIANTISDCSEDDDGWAFMGDVGNLLQKKQPNFDSRNYGFQKLTPMISSINHFEIDQRESGRGRHKLIYVRNKK, from the coding sequence ATGGAAAATGAACTTAATTTGGCCGTGTTGATTGACGCGGATAATATACCTTCTTTTTATATCAAGGAGATGATGGAGGAATTGGCCAAATATGGTAATCCTACCATAAAGAGAATTTATGGGGACTGGACACAGCCGCAGTTGGCCAAGTGGAAGGCGGTGCTATTGGAAAATGCCATCACGCCGATGCAGCAATACAGTTATACTTCAGGCAAGAATGCCACAGACTCTGCCATGATCATCGATGCGATGGATATCTTATATACAGAAAAGGTAAATGGCTTCTGCTTGGTCTCCAGTGACAGTGATTTTACTAAATTGGCCACTAGGCTAAGAGAGGCTAATATGAAGGTTTTTGGTATAGGAGAGAAGAAAACCCCCACACCTTTTATTGCAGCCTGTGATAAATTCATCTATCTGGAAATATTGAAACAGCAAGAGAAAGAAGACAAGGTTGCTGTAGCTAAACAAAGTCCTGAAGTGGAAAAAATCACCAACAAGGTCATCAGGTTGATAGCCAATACAATTTCTGATTGTTCTGAGGATGACGATGGATGGGCATTTATGGGGGATGTGGGGAATTTGCTGCAGAAAAAACAACCGAACTTTGATTCAAGAAATTATGGTTTTCAAAAACTCACACCTATGATCAGTTCAATTAATCATTTTGAGATAGACCAGCGTGAAAGTGGTAGGGGGAGACATAAATTGATTTATGTTAGAAATAAAAAATAG
- a CDS encoding CHRD domain-containing protein produces the protein MKMKKRLPLHLFNWLMILGLFGLFSCVDDTSPTEALELTGQRMTYPLAEIGNSGVSGSAIFEEGEDGYTKVTLILNGTPENGVHPSHIHFNSAAEGGDIAISLMPVDGKSGVSTTLVNKSDDGTAINYNSLINFDGYINVHLSHGDLGTIVAQGDIGGNALAGDSKTYNLLEKAVPGISGTITFQKRVNGSTLATISLEGTPDGGSHPAHIHSNSAAEGGPIAISFAPVDGSTGVSTTIIETKDDGTTVSYEDIINMDGYVNVHLSTGDLGTIVAQADIGINELTDQFKTYSLSEKAVPGISGAITFKKRISGYTLATIQLDGTPDGGSHPAHIHYNTAAEGGGIAVSFNPVDGNTGMSMTTIRQTDAGNDLMYDDILGFDGYVNVHLSADQLGTIVAQGDIGQNELTGNTMVYSLNEKDVPGINGTITFSERVNGFALATIALDGTPNGGSHPAHIHANSAAEGGPIIFSFNSVDGSTGMSITNVEMLDSGEALNYSGLMNIDGYVNVHLSADQLGTIVGQGNIGSNN, from the coding sequence ATGAAAATGAAAAAGCGCCTACCGCTACATCTTTTTAATTGGCTGATGATATTAGGTTTATTCGGACTTTTTTCTTGTGTAGATGATACAAGTCCCACCGAGGCATTAGAACTGACAGGTCAAAGAATGACCTATCCGCTAGCAGAAATTGGTAATTCCGGAGTTAGTGGCTCCGCAATTTTTGAAGAAGGAGAAGATGGCTACACTAAGGTAACCTTGATCCTAAACGGAACTCCGGAAAACGGGGTGCACCCATCACATATTCATTTTAATTCGGCAGCTGAAGGAGGTGATATTGCTATTTCTCTTATGCCTGTTGATGGAAAATCAGGTGTAAGCACCACTTTGGTAAACAAAAGTGATGATGGCACTGCGATCAACTATAACTCTTTGATCAATTTTGATGGCTACATCAATGTCCACCTTAGTCATGGTGACTTGGGAACCATAGTAGCACAAGGCGACATAGGAGGAAATGCTTTGGCTGGCGATTCCAAAACCTATAACTTATTGGAAAAAGCTGTTCCTGGAATTTCTGGAACTATCACTTTCCAGAAAAGAGTAAATGGATCAACTCTGGCAACCATAAGCTTGGAAGGCACGCCTGATGGAGGAAGCCACCCAGCACATATCCATTCTAACTCAGCCGCAGAAGGCGGACCAATTGCTATTTCCTTTGCCCCAGTAGATGGCAGTACTGGAGTGAGCACGACGATTATCGAAACGAAAGATGATGGCACAACAGTCTCATATGAAGACATTATCAACATGGATGGCTATGTAAATGTCCATCTTTCAACTGGAGATTTGGGAACAATAGTAGCCCAAGCTGATATCGGTATCAACGAACTCACTGATCAGTTCAAAACATATAGCCTGAGCGAAAAAGCAGTTCCCGGTATCAGTGGCGCTATTACCTTCAAAAAAAGAATCAGTGGTTACACACTGGCCACGATTCAACTAGATGGAACACCTGACGGTGGAAGTCATCCAGCACATATTCATTATAATACAGCAGCAGAAGGCGGAGGAATAGCAGTAAGCTTTAATCCTGTGGATGGAAATACAGGTATGAGCATGACTACTATCCGACAAACTGATGCAGGTAATGACCTGATGTATGACGACATCCTTGGTTTCGATGGCTATGTCAATGTACACCTAAGTGCCGATCAACTAGGCACCATCGTTGCACAGGGAGACATAGGTCAAAATGAGCTTACCGGAAATACAATGGTCTATAGCTTGAATGAAAAAGATGTACCAGGAATCAATGGTACCATCACCTTTTCTGAAAGGGTCAATGGATTTGCTTTAGCGACCATTGCTTTGGATGGCACTCCTAATGGTGGAAGTCACCCTGCCCATATACATGCTAACTCTGCTGCTGAAGGTGGACCTATTATCTTTTCATTCAATTCGGTGGATGGCTCTACCGGAATGAGTATAACCAATGTGGAGATGTTGGACTCAGGAGAAGCCTTAAATTATTCAGGCTTGATGAATATAGATGGTTATGTAAATGTACACCTCAGTGCTGACCAATTGGGCACCATAGTAGGACAGGGCAATATCGGTAGCAATAATTAG
- a CDS encoding YceI family protein: MKTAKLLILSALFVVLGFQLKAQGNYSLSGSQVFTVEGTSTIHDWEMVSKEGVKGNMDVTINGSEITSISSLKIILPVESLKSGKSSMDKNAYECLNQKKNPNILYELVSVDQISADKIKAKGKMTIAGQSKDVIMEVNYKLNNGTVVFEGNQDITFSEYKLDPPTAMFNTIKTGNELKLTFKAQFQPN, from the coding sequence ATGAAGACAGCGAAATTACTAATTCTATCAGCACTATTTGTGGTGCTAGGATTTCAGCTAAAGGCCCAGGGAAATTATAGCCTTTCAGGTTCTCAGGTATTTACAGTGGAGGGAACCTCTACCATCCATGATTGGGAAATGGTGTCGAAGGAGGGAGTAAAAGGAAATATGGACGTGACCATAAATGGTTCAGAAATAACATCCATTTCGTCATTAAAAATCATACTTCCTGTAGAGAGCTTAAAGAGCGGAAAGTCCAGCATGGACAAGAATGCTTATGAATGTTTAAATCAGAAAAAGAATCCAAACATTCTCTATGAACTGGTGAGTGTAGATCAAATCAGCGCTGACAAGATCAAAGCAAAAGGGAAAATGACCATAGCCGGACAATCTAAGGATGTAATAATGGAAGTTAACTATAAGTTGAACAATGGAACAGTGGTTTTTGAAGGGAATCAGGATATCACCTTCTCGGAATATAAGCTTGACCCTCCAACAGCCATGTTCAACACTATTAAAACAGGTAATGAATTGAAGTTAACATTTAAAGCTCAATTTCAACCCAACTGA